One genomic segment of Kordiimonas sp. SCSIO 12603 includes these proteins:
- a CDS encoding enoyl-CoA hydratase-related protein — translation MSNYENILFDISDGLATITLNRPDRLNALSNGMKADMLDAVRKIALPDSGVRALLITGNGRGFCAGADLAEGGLGAGTADPGANLMETYHPLLLELSELNIPVVSAVNGVAAGAGMSIAISADIVLASTSAYFLQAFVNIGLVPDAGSTYILPRLIGNAKAKAMMMLGEKISAETALEWGMIYDVVEDEKLTDTAFTLARKLASGPTQALNGIKQLIKGSMNNSYAEQLQAEAMTQRAAGRTTDCVEGVTAFLQKREANFTGR, via the coding sequence ATGTCAAATTATGAAAATATCCTGTTTGATATCAGTGATGGCCTAGCAACGATCACATTAAATCGCCCTGACCGTCTGAATGCGTTAAGCAACGGTATGAAAGCAGATATGCTTGATGCCGTCCGTAAAATCGCTCTCCCTGATAGCGGCGTACGCGCCCTTCTGATCACAGGGAATGGTCGAGGTTTCTGCGCAGGAGCAGATTTGGCAGAGGGAGGGCTCGGCGCAGGCACAGCAGACCCTGGCGCCAACTTGATGGAAACCTACCACCCTCTTCTTCTAGAGCTCTCAGAACTTAATATACCTGTTGTTTCAGCTGTAAACGGTGTAGCCGCTGGTGCAGGTATGAGTATTGCTATTTCTGCAGATATCGTACTGGCCTCAACATCCGCATACTTCCTTCAAGCCTTTGTGAATATTGGCCTCGTACCAGATGCTGGCAGCACATATATTCTTCCTCGTCTCATTGGCAACGCAAAAGCTAAAGCAATGATGATGCTTGGGGAGAAAATCTCAGCTGAAACAGCACTTGAATGGGGTATGATTTATGATGTTGTCGAAGATGAAAAGCTAACTGACACTGCTTTCACTCTCGCTAGAAAGCTGGCATCAGGCCCGACACAGGCTCTCAACGGCATTAAACAGTTAATCAAAGGCAGCATGAACAACAGCTATGCAGAACAACTTCAAGCAGAAGCAATGACACAGCGCGCAGCTGGCAGAACAACAGACTGTGTTGAAGGTGTAACAGCCTTCCTTCAAAAACGCGAAGCGAACTTTACTGGCCGTTAA
- a CDS encoding ABC transporter permease → MNNPLATVGSIILGALAELGRLASFAGNSISHIVRPPIYWRLIAQQMWLIGYNSLPVVGLTALFTGAALAQQIYVGGSRFNAESVVPGVVVIAIVRELGPVLGGLMVAGRVSSAMAAELGTMRVTEQIDALVTLSTDPFKYLIAPRLLAAVITLPILVLIANIIGVLGGYLIGTERLDLNAATYITVTVDFLEQADVVSSLVKAAVFGFFIALMGSYHGYNSRGGAQGVGKATTNAVVSAFIAILLANLIITVIVFGGAA, encoded by the coding sequence GTGAATAATCCTCTCGCTACAGTAGGCAGTATCATCTTAGGGGCGCTAGCTGAACTTGGTCGGCTAGCCTCATTTGCAGGCAACAGCATCAGCCATATCGTGCGCCCCCCAATTTATTGGCGCCTTATTGCCCAGCAAATGTGGCTAATTGGGTATAACAGCCTGCCCGTTGTGGGCTTGACAGCCCTTTTCACAGGTGCTGCACTCGCACAGCAAATTTATGTAGGCGGTAGCAGGTTTAATGCTGAATCTGTGGTACCCGGCGTTGTAGTGATCGCGATTGTACGAGAGCTTGGCCCTGTACTTGGTGGCTTAATGGTAGCTGGCCGAGTTTCAAGTGCTATGGCAGCTGAGCTCGGCACCATGCGTGTAACCGAGCAAATTGACGCTCTTGTCACCTTATCAACCGACCCATTCAAATATCTTATTGCCCCGCGCCTTCTGGCAGCAGTTATTACACTGCCAATTCTTGTTCTTATCGCGAACATCATCGGTGTTCTCGGTGGTTACTTGATCGGTACAGAACGTTTAGACCTTAACGCCGCAACTTATATTACAGTAACGGTTGATTTCCTTGAGCAAGCAGATGTCGTTTCTTCACTGGTGAAGGCTGCAGTTTTCGGCTTCTTCATTGCACTAATGGGCAGCTATCACGGCTATAACAGCAGAGGCGGCGCCCAAGGCGTTGGTAAAGCAACCACTAATGCTGTGGTCTCTGCCTTTATCGCTATCCTTCTAGCTAACCTCATCATCACAGTAATTGTGTTCGGAGGTGCTGCATAA